A stretch of DNA from Oryza brachyantha chromosome 4, ObraRS2, whole genome shotgun sequence:
GGAAGCAAACATTTAGATTCTAAATTGGTAAAGACAAATCAAACTAGTAAAATACAAGGTTGATATGGAACTATTAAAATCTAATCTTATTGTTGCTGACCACTAAATTTCTGCCACACGTGCTCTATCAAATCTCCCTTCAGACGCCGATGTGTTTGTCGGTCATGGATAGCCTTGTTTTGCTCTAAAACCTCTTGAAATCCATATATTGGTCCATGGTCAAGCCCTGTCATTTGAGGAGAATACTGCCCTTGTTCATATGTATTGTCATCCGGTATATCATATGAACCTCTCTCATCCTCAACTATCATGTTGTGCAAAataatgcatgcatacattatATCTGCAAGCTCTTCCCTTTCCCAAATACGCGCCGGGTGACGTATGATGGCCCAACGTTTTTGCAAAACCCCAAAGGCTCTTTCCACATCTTTTCTTGCTGATTCTTGACGCTGCGCATATAATTTGTGCTTAGCACTTTGGGGCCTGGTGATTGATTTGGCAAATGCAGCCCACTCCGGATAAATTCCATCAGCTAAATAGTATCCCATGTTATattgtgtaccattgatggtAAACTGAACAGGAGGTGCTCTTCCTTGTATCATTTCAGTGAATAATGGGGACTGGTCCAACACATTAATATCATTGTTTGAACCAGCAGCACCAAAGAAAGCATGCCAAATCCATAAATCTAAAGAAGCAACTGCTTCAAGCATAATAGTGGGTACTCCATAGTCGCCACGTGTGAATTGGCCCTTCCATGCAACTggacaactttgccattcccAATGCATGCAGTCAATACTCCCCAACATCCCAGGAAATCCATGCGCCTCTCCAAATTGAAGTAAACGTTGAATATCCTCTGCGGTAGGCCTGCGCAAA
This window harbors:
- the LOC102711968 gene encoding protein ALP1-like → MSTESQDNSSHSDESITSEKLEDMTWEEINDPMEAQLEARLEAQLEARLMAHLAGCSNQPGGYTRRYISRDHEEDHNRLFAKYFSESPLYTDDQFRRRFRMRRHIFLRIVQALGVWSPYFRLRRDAFGKVGLSPLQKCTAAMRMLAYGTPADLMDETFGVAESTAMECMINFVQGVRHLFGEQYLRRPTAEDIQRLLQFGEAHGFPGMLGSIDCMHWEWQSCPVAWKGQFTRGDYGVPTIMLEAVASLDLWIWHAFFGAAGSNNDINVLDQSPLFTEMIQGRAPPVQFTINGTQYNMGYYLADGIYPEWAAFAKSITRPQSAKHKLYAQRQESARKDVERAFGVLQKRWAIIRHPARIWEREELADIMYACIILHNMIVEDERGSYDIPDDNTYEQGQYSPQMTGLDHGPIYGFQEVLEQNKAIHDRQTHRRLKGDLIEHVWQKFSGQQQ